The genomic interval CTTCCGCTGATGGCGACCTACTTTCATTTGTTCACGCCGGTTAGCATCGCGGCTAATTTGCTGGTCATCCCTTTGCTGGGATGCATTCTCGCGTTGGGTTTGTTGGCCGCGCTGGCGCATATCGTTTCGGCGTGGTTGACGGTGACATTGAACAATGCGAACGGTTTTCTCCTCAGCATCATGATCCGCGGCGTTGAATGGCTCGGTCGCTTGCCCTTCGGTCACTGTTTTGTGCAGGCCCCGCCCCTCTGGCTAGTCTGGGCGTATTACGGACTCGCCATTCTCCTGTTGAGTAAACGGATAACAGCGCCACGACGGGGACTGGCTGCGGCGCTGGCGGTGCCGACCGTGGGTTTGGCGTTGTTCCTGAGCGGTGGCCACACCGATAAAGTTGAACTCACAGTTTTGTCGTTGAACGACGGTATGTCCGTCTTCATTGACGCGCCCGGCGAGCGTACCGACATGCTGGTCGACGGGGGTGGTGGTTGGAGCGGCGCGCACATCGTAATCCCGTTTCTCCGTGCCCAAGGAGTGAATCAACTTGCTGCGACCGTCCTTACCCGTGGTGACAAGGCGCATGCTGCCGGATTGGACACTGTCGCCGGTGAGGTCCCCATCCGCGAGGCGATCTACAGCGGAATCGCCTCGCGCTCAAAGTACTACCCCGAGTGGCTCGACGAGATGAAGGCGCATAAAATCCCTTTGCGCGCGGTCAAAGCGGGAGACGACCTGAGCGCCACGCCCGATGTGCATATTCGAGTGCTGAATCCGCCGCCCGGCATTGCGGCCAGCCGCAGCGAAGACAATGCGCTCGTGCTGGCGGTAGAATTCGGACCAACGCGCATCCTCTTGATGTCCGATGTCGGTGAGACCGTGGAGAAACGGCTCCTGAAAGAGTTCAGGGATCTGCATGCGCAGGTCATCGTGAAAGGCCAGCACGGCACCGAATCGTCGTGCACCGCCGAATTCCTTGATGCCGTACACCCGGACGCGGTGGTGCAAGTAGTCAACCTGAACGACAGCCACCGCTATCTCGAACCAAATCTGCGCGACCGTCTCGCGGAACGCAAGATCGCCCTTATTCGCAGCGATGACAGCGGCGCGGTCACAATTCAGATCAGCCGTGACAAGTACCAGATTCATACGTTTCTCAAGTGAGACCGCTGGCCGTCTGAGGATTCTGACTTGTCTGGCCAACCGGGCCTCGCCATACTGCGCGGGTCATGGTGGTCATCATCAACGGTCGCGTGGTCAGCCCACATAAGGTGCTGGAACATCATTGCATCGTCATCGAAGACGGCCGGATCAAGCAAATCGCTCCCACCGCGCAGGTGCTTTGGCCGGGAGACGCGCAGGTCATTGACGCCCATGACGGGTTCGTGGCCCCCGGTTTCGTCGATATGCACGTTCACGGCGCGTTGGGTCGCGACACGATGGAGGGCACCGTTGAAGCGCTGGCGCAGATCGCGAAGTTTCACGCCGCGGGCGGCACGACCGCGATGACGCCAACGACCACCACCCACTCCACGGAAAAGATCGCCAGTGCGCTTCAGGCGATTGCTGATGCGATGGGACACGATTTCGGAGGAGCACAGATCATTGGCGCCCACGTCGAGGGACCTTACATTTCACGGAAACGCAGTGGGGCACAGTCCGCGCAATTTATTCGCGACCCAATTCCGGCGGAGTATGAACCATGGCTTGAGCGCGAGGGATTGGTGACGCAGATGACGCTCGCGCCGGAACTGCCCGGCGCACTGGAGCTTATCGACGCACTTTTGCAGCGGGAGATTCTGCCGAGCGGCGGGCACACGGCGGCGAATTACGATCAAGTAAGCGTGGCGGTTGAGCGCGGTTTGTGCCATGCAACGCATTTGTTCAATTGCATGTCGAGCACGGTAAAATCCGGCCCGTTTCGATTGCCCGGCGCGCTGGAGACGTTCCTGGCGGACGAACGGGTGATGGTGGAATTAATCGCCGACGGCAAACACGTGCACCCGGAGTTGCTGCGGTTAACGGTGCGGGCGAAAGGAATCGACAAGGTGTGCTTGATCACCGACGCGACCGCCGGCGCGGGCCTGACGGAGGACGTCGAGTTTCTGGTGGGTGAAACGCGCGCTGTAGTACGCGCGGGCGTCGGGATGGTTGTGGACGGCTCGGCTTTGGCGGGCAGCGTGTCGACGATGATCCAGATGGTGCAGAATATGGTCGAACTTGCCGGCTTACCGTTGGCCGACGCGGTGCGTTTGGCGAGCTTGAATCCGGCGCGCGCGCTGGGAATCAGCGGGCGGAAAGGCAGCTTGGAACCACGCAAAGATGCGGATATTGTGATTTTCTCTAATGACTTTGCCGTGCTGAAGACAGTGATTGGTGGACGGCTGGAATACGAAGCGCAGGCAGCGTGAACAACATAATTCAGGTGATCGCGAAATGATTGTTATTACCGGGGCGACAGGGTTTGTCGGCGAGGAGGTTGTCAAACAGGTCCGGACCGCCGGTCATCCAGTTCGCGCCATCGTACGCGACCCACGTCGCGCGTCGTGGCTGGCCGAGCGCTACGGCGCCGAACTTTTCCACGGCAACGTCTTGTACGCGCCGTCGATCGAAGGTGCGATGCAAGACGCGAAGTGTGTGATTCACCTGGTGGGCATCATCCGCGAATGGAGGGAAAACACCTTTGAACGGGCGCACGTCCAGGCGACGAAGCACGTGATTGACGACGCAAAAAAAGCGGGTGTGAAACGCTTCCTGCACATGAGCGCACTCGGGACGCGCGAGAATGCGCGGAGCCGTTACCATCAGACGAAGTGGGCGGCGGAAGACTGCGTGCGCAAAAGCGGCCTGGCTTGGACGATCTTCCGGCCGTCGTTCATATATGGTCCGCAAGACAAGTCGATCAACGTGCTGGCGAAGCTCGTGCAGCGCCTGCCGTTTGTGCCGGTCCTGGGCCGTGGCAACACGAAGGTTCAGCCGATTTCCGTGGAAAATGTGGCCCGGTCATTTGTCGGGGCGATTCGGAATGACGAAAGTATCAACCATAACTACGATCTCTGCGGGTCCGAGGCCTTCACCTGGAATGAATTATACGACAAGTTGCAAATGATCCTCGGTACGCGGAAGCCGAAAATGCATTTACCGTTGCCCATCGCCCGTGTTCAGGCCGCGTTCCTCGAGAAGATCCTGCCGAACCCACCTTTTACTCGCGACCAACTTCTTATGCTGCAAGAGGACAATATTGGTGATCCCACGCCAGCGGAGCGGGACTTCATGCTGGAGCAGGAAAACTTTGAAAACGGCGTGGCGCGGTACCTGAAGCGCAACGCATAAAAAAACAGGGAATCCGAAACGGATTCCCTGTCGTAATATCGAGATTTAAGGAAGTGTAGCCAGTCCTTGCTTCTCTACTTTATTCCGTCTTCTTGGGAGCGTCGGGTGGACCGATCCTGTGGGCCGTCGCGACGCCGCTTTCGTCGGTGTAGGCAACCTTGACCTTGTCACCCACCTTGATGTCGGTAACCGCCGCGTCCTTCTTGTCGGCCGTGGCGTACTTGGTCTTTTCACCGATTTTGAACGTCTTGCTCTCCGTGCCCTTCTTGATGACGGCAGTACCCGCCTTCGCGTCGATGGATTCGACCGTCCCTGTGAACTGTTGTCTCTTGGGCTTTGGTGGTGGCGTGGCTCCGTCTTCAGCCCGTACCGGCACTGTGAACGCAAGCGCGACCGCCGCAATACTCAACGCCATGGCTGCCCGCAGCATATGCTTACTCATTTCTTTCCTCCTGTTGTTGTGAGAGTTCTGTTGTTAATATCCCCTGAAGTCTCGGTCGCTGTTTAGAGCAAAAACCCCGGCCCGTCAAGGCTTTTTGCTTGATTCACCCGGCCTTCGGGTACAGTCTCTATCAGCCTCGCGTCGCGCCAGGCCGACGGAGTCTTACAAGGTAAACCAGTTTTCGGGAGATTCTCCAATGCCAGTCGACACCTCGAAGATTCGCACGGTGGCCATCGTCGGACATGCCTCCAGCGGCAAAACCTCCTTGATCGACGCCGTGCTGTTCATCTCCAAGGCCGTGAACACCCACGGCCGCGTCGCCAGCGGGACCAGCGCCGCCGATTGTTTGCCCGACGAACTTGAACGCAAGATTACCATTCACGCCAAGTCGTTCCATTGCCAGTGGCAGGGCCATGCGATCACCTTGCTGGACACGCCGGGCTTCGCTGACTTTTTCGGCGACACGCTGGCTGCAGTCCGCGCCGCCGATGCGGCCATTGTCGTCATCGACGGCGTGGGTGGCGTCGAAATCGGCGCGCGCCGCATCTGGAAGATGCTGGACGAAATGCAGAAGCCGCGCCTCGTGTTCGTCAACAAACTCGACAAGGAGAACAGCGACTTTTTCCGTTGCGTGGAACAGATCCGTAGCGCATTTGGGAAGAACTGTATCCCGTTCGAACTGCCGGTCGGGCAGGAAGGGAGTTTCTCGAAGGTACTGAACCTGCGCACGACACCCGAGGCAGATGTGCCCGCCGAGCTGCGCGAGCAGTTCCACAAATGCCATGAAAGCCTGGAGGAAGCCGCTGCTGAACAGGATGACAAGTTGCTCGAAGAGTTTCTCGGTGGCCAGGCACTCACAGTGGAAGAGCTCACGAAGGGGACGCATGTCGGTGTCGCTCGCGGCACGACCGTACCGATCTATTGCGGCTGCGCGGAGAAAGAAATCGGCGTGCGCAATTTACTGGAGGGCGTCACCGCGTTGCTGCCGTCGCCCGCGGATCGCGGCGCCGTCGCCACGGAGGATGGAGGGAGCGTCGAGCCCCTGGCGAACGCCCCGTTTAGCGCCTTCGTTTTCAAGGCGACCGTTGATCCGTACGCGGGGCATCTGGCCTATCTGCGCGTGGTCTCGGGCACCTTGAAGGCCGATATGGATGTGCTGAATGCCACGCGGGGTGCGAAAGAACGCGTCCCGCAGTTGCTGAGTATGCAGGGCAAGACGCAGACAACCGTTGCGGAGGCCGGTCCCGGCGAAATTGTGGCGCTGGGCAAACTCAAGGACACGCACATCAACAACACGCTGTGCGATCCGTCCCGGCCGGTGAAGTTTCCGCCGATCAAGTTTCCGCGGCCCGTGATGAGTTACGCCGTCCATCCGCACACGGCGAAAGATGAAGAGAAAATCAGCATGGCGTTGCATCGGTTGACCGAGGAGGACCCGACGTTCCACATGGAACGCAATCCGAACACCAAAGAGTTGATCATTTCAGGCATGGGCGATCAACACCTTGCGGTCGTGGTGGACAATCTAAAGAAACGGCTCGGCGTCAATGTCGATCTCAGTACGCCGAAGGTTGATTACAAGGAAACCATTACCTCCCATGGCGACGGCCATTACAAACACAAGAAACAATCGGGCGGCCACGGCCAATACGGCGAAGCCTATGTCAAGATCGAGCCGCACGCGCGCGGCAGGGGTTTTGAGTTCAGTAGTGAAGTGGTTGGCGGCTCCATCCCGCGCAACTTCATCCCGGCTGTCGAAAAAGGCTGTGTCGAGGGAATGCAGGCGGGTGTCGTGGCGGGCTATCCCGTCGTCGATGTCCACGCGATTGTGTACGACGGCTCGTACCACGATGTCGACTCCAATGAAATCAGCTTCAAGATCGCTGGCCTGCATGCCTTCAAGGAAGCGATGCAAAAAGCCCGCCCCGCGCTGCTCGAACCGATTATGAACGTCACCGTCTACGTACCCGACCAGTACATGGGCGACATCACCGGCGATCTCAACCACCGGCGCGGTCACATTCTCACCGTCGAATCCGCCGATGGCTTGCAAGCGATCAAGGCGCAGGTGCCGCAGGCAGAGTTGTTCAAGTATGCGAGCGAGTTGCGCTCCATTACGGCGGGCCGCGCCTCGTTCGAGATGGAATTCTCCCACTACGAACAAGTTCCCCAACACGTCGCCCAAAAAGTTGTCACCGAAGCCGCCAAAAAAGCCGCGCAGCATTGACCGCCTCAGTTCTTGGGACGATCGAGGACTGTGAGGAGGTTTCCCTCCACCAAGAGCAGGAAGTGGGGTGTGGGATAAACCTCTCCGTCGTACGTTTGGAAGAAACCGACGCGGCGGGGATGAGCTGGGTCTGAAGTATCGTACAAGGCTAGCTGCGACAAGCCGTTTTCCAGGACAAACGAATCGTCCAGGAATCTTGGCTGGTGATCTCCGTAGCGGCGAAACCAAAGGGCCAGCGGCGACGCACGGTATTCGCCGACCAGCTCCCATTCGTGCGGACGCGAGTGCCGAATGATGCGCAGCCCCGATGGTTGGCTAACGCACCAAAGATCGCCCCGCCTGGTTGCGGATCTCTCATCGGGATTATCCAGAAACAACTCTGTGGGCGGCAGGGCATCCGGGTCGTGCGCCCAATTCCGTTTATCAAGGAGAAGCTCAGGGTGGTCAGGGTCGAGCGGCCTACCTAGTGTCCATGAGCGCAACCCGTTTGAGGACGCGTTGGATAATTCGAAGTGCAATTCCCCGCGATAGATTTGGGCGTATGTCCGCGGCGGCAACTGAATCTCGTAACGCGGCTGGGGGGTTGGCCCATCAGACCAATCGAAGACGTAGAGCTTGCGTTCTTTTGGCAGGACATCGTGTACGTCTCCCGATACCCTTTCCTGTAAGTAGGCGTAACGGCTGACCTTACCTTCCCAGTCGTTGTAGACGTTGACGGGTGCGACGGGTAACCGATCGGGTGGCGGTTCAACTGTCGTACGACTGATGACCTGTAGCGGTCCGTGGCTGGGCCACGATAGCCTCAAGCGCAGCAAGCCCGTATCCCAGTCGTTGTCCGAATCCTTTCTTTTGGTGGTATGGCTCATTGTCAGGACCAGTTCTGCATTCTCGTCAATAGCAAGGCCGACGATGCGCCCGTACTCGTTCAACTTGTTGGGTAGATCAGCTTGCCGTAGATCTTGGATCCGGCCGCGGTCATCCAGGCGAAAGGATGCAAGTTGCAGGCGCCAAATTGTGGGCACGCGCCCGTGCCGGGGAGATACTGACGGCGTGGAAATGGGCCTTGCCGACACCGCGTAAAACTGATCGCCCTGGTTAGCCACCAATACCCTCGGATACCAGAAGTTCTCATTGTGAAAGATCTCTTTTTGGTCGCGCACGACGAGCGAGTTTCCGACTTCTCCCAACGCGAGGCCAAGCAACATCAACACGATGAGGGCCGCCGCCCACGCCAGTTGTTTGTGGCCAAGCCGAATGACGCGCTCCCGCGTGCAACCGATCAACGTCGTCCCGACGCAGGTGACCAGCCCTAGCACCGTCAGCACGACAAACGGCCAGCCAAAGCCGAGCCACGAACTGTCGGTGGAAGACTTGACGGACTCCACTGTACTCCACCACTTTGGATGCAGGAATTGGAGCCGGGAAGAGATCAGCGGGGCGACGAGCCAGACCAACAGCGTGAGGCAACCGACGAGCGTGCTGGCCAGCATTTGGCGTGTGACTATCGCCGTGGTGAACCCAATTACGTATCCGACTGCAAAGATCCATCCCCAG from Verrucomicrobiia bacterium carries:
- the nagA gene encoding N-acetylglucosamine-6-phosphate deacetylase; translation: MVVIINGRVVSPHKVLEHHCIVIEDGRIKQIAPTAQVLWPGDAQVIDAHDGFVAPGFVDMHVHGALGRDTMEGTVEALAQIAKFHAAGGTTAMTPTTTTHSTEKIASALQAIADAMGHDFGGAQIIGAHVEGPYISRKRSGAQSAQFIRDPIPAEYEPWLEREGLVTQMTLAPELPGALELIDALLQREILPSGGHTAANYDQVSVAVERGLCHATHLFNCMSSTVKSGPFRLPGALETFLADERVMVELIADGKHVHPELLRLTVRAKGIDKVCLITDATAGAGLTEDVEFLVGETRAVVRAGVGMVVDGSALAGSVSTMIQMVQNMVELAGLPLADAVRLASLNPARALGISGRKGSLEPRKDADIVIFSNDFAVLKTVIGGRLEYEAQAA
- a CDS encoding complex I NDUFA9 subunit family protein, which translates into the protein MIVITGATGFVGEEVVKQVRTAGHPVRAIVRDPRRASWLAERYGAELFHGNVLYAPSIEGAMQDAKCVIHLVGIIREWRENTFERAHVQATKHVIDDAKKAGVKRFLHMSALGTRENARSRYHQTKWAAEDCVRKSGLAWTIFRPSFIYGPQDKSINVLAKLVQRLPFVPVLGRGNTKVQPISVENVARSFVGAIRNDESINHNYDLCGSEAFTWNELYDKLQMILGTRKPKMHLPLPIARVQAAFLEKILPNPPFTRDQLLMLQEDNIGDPTPAERDFMLEQENFENGVARYLKRNA
- the fusA gene encoding elongation factor G, whose translation is MPVDTSKIRTVAIVGHASSGKTSLIDAVLFISKAVNTHGRVASGTSAADCLPDELERKITIHAKSFHCQWQGHAITLLDTPGFADFFGDTLAAVRAADAAIVVIDGVGGVEIGARRIWKMLDEMQKPRLVFVNKLDKENSDFFRCVEQIRSAFGKNCIPFELPVGQEGSFSKVLNLRTTPEADVPAELREQFHKCHESLEEAAAEQDDKLLEEFLGGQALTVEELTKGTHVGVARGTTVPIYCGCAEKEIGVRNLLEGVTALLPSPADRGAVATEDGGSVEPLANAPFSAFVFKATVDPYAGHLAYLRVVSGTLKADMDVLNATRGAKERVPQLLSMQGKTQTTVAEAGPGEIVALGKLKDTHINNTLCDPSRPVKFPPIKFPRPVMSYAVHPHTAKDEEKISMALHRLTEEDPTFHMERNPNTKELIISGMGDQHLAVVVDNLKKRLGVNVDLSTPKVDYKETITSHGDGHYKHKKQSGGHGQYGEAYVKIEPHARGRGFEFSSEVVGGSIPRNFIPAVEKGCVEGMQAGVVAGYPVVDVHAIVYDGSYHDVDSNEISFKIAGLHAFKEAMQKARPALLEPIMNVTVYVPDQYMGDITGDLNHRRGHILTVESADGLQAIKAQVPQAELFKYASELRSITAGRASFEMEFSHYEQVPQHVAQKVVTEAAKKAAQH
- a CDS encoding DUF5666 domain-containing protein; this encodes MSKHMLRAAMALSIAAVALAFTVPVRAEDGATPPPKPKRQQFTGTVESIDAKAGTAVIKKGTESKTFKIGEKTKYATADKKDAAVTDIKVGDKVKVAYTDESGVATAHRIGPPDAPKKTE